The following proteins come from a genomic window of Suricata suricatta isolate VVHF042 chromosome 5, meerkat_22Aug2017_6uvM2_HiC, whole genome shotgun sequence:
- the LOC115292594 gene encoding cell division control protein 42 homolog yields the protein MQTIKCVVVGDSAVGKTCLLISYTTNKFPSEYVLTVFDNYAVTVMIGGEPYTLGLFDTAGQEDYDRLRPLSYPQTDVFLVCFSVVSPSSFENVKKWVPEITHHCPRTPFLLVGTQIDLRDDPSTIEKLAKNTQKPITPETAEKLARDPLAVKNVECSALTQKGLKNVFDEAILAALEPPEPKKTRSHCLICLA from the exons atgcagaCAATTAAGTGTGTTGTTGTGGGCGACAGTGCAGTTGGTAAAACATGTCTCCTGATATCCTACACAACAAACAAATTTCCATCGGAGTATGTACTGACTGTTTTTGACAACTATGCAGTCACAGTTATGATTGGTGGAGAGCCATATACTCTTGGACTTTTTGATACTGCAGGGCAAGAGGATTATGACAGATTACGACCACTGAGTTATCCACAAACAGATGTATTTCTAGTCTGTTTTTCAGTGGTCTCTCCATCCTcatttgaaaatgtgaagaaGTGGGTGCCTGAGATAACTCACCACTGTCCAAGGACTCCTTTCTTGCTTGTTGGGACCCAAATTGATCTCCGAGATGACCCCTCTACAATTGAGAAACTTGCCAAGAACACACAGAAGCCCATCACTCCAGAGACGGCCGAGAAGCTGGCCCGTGACCCTCTGGCGGTCAAGAACGTGGAGTGCTCTGCACTCACACAGAAAGGCCTGAAGAATGTATTTGACGAAGCAATATTGGctgccctggagcctccagaaccGAAGAAGACCCGCAG TCATTGTCTTATATGCTTAGCATAG